CGTTGATAGGCTGGCTACGTGGGAAGACTATATCTGCAGTTAACAACGTGACTACTTTTGATTTAACAACTGGGCTAATCACCGTAAATAATAATCAAAGCGGTTTCTTATTCAAAGATGGCAATTCTGTAGTCGGACGATTTGGATATGGAAATATTACAAGGTTAGGTATCGGATTATCAAAAGGGATTGATATTTATACAAATAAAAATCATTCACTTGCTTTAGGCTATGAAATGACGAATGGCATGTACAGTACCGCTATTCAAGTTGATGGCGGAAGCGGAGAAGTGCGTATTGCAAGTCCAATATATCTTTCCGACAAAATTTACCCTCTGGCAACGAAATCGTACGGCTACCTGAGGCTTGATCCTTTTGGTAATTCCGGGTTGAAACTTACCAGAAACTCTGGCAACGGGATAGCCTTTGATGACACCGATGTATATATAATCGTGAATGGGAATACCTATTCGTTTAAACAATGGATAATAAATAGGAGATAAACATGAACCAAGAACAAATCAATCAAGCGCTACGCTTGACCAATAACGACCTCGTGTCAAAACTGTCAGAGGAAATGACGACGAAGAACTTGCTGGCTGTGCAACTAACTGAGGCACAGCATACCATCGCCATTTTGCAGGCGGAAATTAATGATCTAACTCAGCAACTGGACGAAGCTACTAAACCAGAAGAAATCATTGAACAAAAAGGAGAATAATCATGACTCAAACTACTAACAACACATTGCTTAATTTGGAAGAAACAACGCAACCATTTGACCTTGCGACTGCACTCCACTACATGAAGGAAAATGGGGAATTTATCCGTTGTAAGTCGGCAACACAGGACTTTTATATGTACCGTGATGTCCAAAAGCGTCCTGCAATTGTAAATGGTCGTCGCAAGTTTGTGGACGTGGAAACGATTTGGGCATTTAACCAGTGGGGTAGTACTACCACTACCATTAACATTGCCGACATGCTCAACGAAGAGTATTGGATTATGAAATTTGACGAACATGGCAACCCAGACTGGACAGACCCACAGGCACCAGAAACACCAGGGGTCTAGCCTATGGCAGATCAAATCTTACACATCATCGGAGCGGTGGCACCTACTATCGGTGTCATCGCTACTGGTGGTTTTGGCTATCTTGCGGCACGGTCTAACAATCTCAATAAGGCTCAATTCGGCGAACTTAAACAGAGTATGGAAGACATCAAAGACGATGTGTCCAATGTAAAAAAGGTCGTTAGCGATAACCGAAACAGCCTTAATGATGTCAAGGAAGAAGTAGAAACGCTTAAAAATAGCAGTCGCAGTAGCCGTCGGTATCTGCTGTACAAGGACTTGGAAATGGCTATCGAGCGTGGATGGACAACGCTGGAAGAACGCAGGGAAGTTGCCAAGCTATTTGATAGCTACAAGATACTTGGTGGTAACGGCGAGATAGAAACCATGTACCAAATTTATATACAATTACAAATAAAGGAGGGATAATATGCGTAAAATCAATTGGGGTGTACGACTCCGAAATAAGACATTTTGGTGGACCTTAATGCCATTGATTGTGCTATTGACACAGCAATTAGGCTTTAATTGGGTGCCGAAGGATTGGGAAACCACTTTTGGCACAATCATGTCCATCTTAACCGTGGTCGGTGTCATCAACGACCCGACAACTAACGGGATTGCTGATAGCGAACAGGCTCTACACTACTACGAGCCGAAGGTGGACTGATGAGGACTCTTAAAATTATTTTTTGTGTGTTGGCGTTGATTATATTGGCGCCGATTGCATTTTTGCTTTTACCATTTATGGAGGTGTTAAATGACAACCGCAAATGAAGTAGTACAATTTTTCGTTAACCTAGCCAACGCTGGCATGGGTGTTGACAAGGACGGCATGTTTGGTACGCAATGTGCGGATGTGCCAAGCTACACTGCCAAACATTGGTTTGGTGTTGATTTGTGGGGCAACGCTATCGACTTGCTCAATTCGGCTGCTGCAGTCGGTTGGGAAGTCCATTACATGCCTACTGATGCCAATCCGCAAGCAGGCGATTTCTTTGTATCTAACGCCTTCTTCGGCGGTGTTAATTACGGACATACTGGTATCGTGATAGCCGATAGCGACGGATATACCATGCAAACCGTCGAGCAAAACATTGACGGCAACTGGGACGCTTTAGAGGTTGGAGGGCCTGCCCGTTTTAACGAGCGTGGTTTTTCAAACGTGGTAGGATGGTTCCGTCCACCGTACTCAGCTGGTAGCAATACCCAAATTGCCCAACC
The nucleotide sequence above comes from Streptococcus sp. 29887. Encoded proteins:
- a CDS encoding phage holin, with protein sequence MRKINWGVRLRNKTFWWTLMPLIVLLTQQLGFNWVPKDWETTFGTIMSILTVVGVINDPTTNGIADSEQALHYYEPKVD